AACCAAAATGCAAATACTAGCCCCGATGGTCTCTGGCCGAAAAGGGACACATGTTAAGGTATTAGAAGATATTAAGAAACAGGGCTATGTACGTGTAAGAGTGAATGGTGAGATGCGTGAAGTAGCTGAGGATATCACGTTAGACAAAAATAAAAAACATAATATTGAATTAGTGATTGATCGAATAGTAATGAAAGAGGGAATTGAATCTCGACTCACTGATTCTATGGAAACAGCGCTAAATTTAGCTGATGGTCGCGTTATCGTCGATGTCATCGGTGAAGAAGAACTATTATTTAGTCAAAAACACGCCTGCCCTCATTGTGGATTTTCCGTCGGTGAGTTAGAACCTCGTATGTTTTCATTTAACAGCCCATTTGGTGCGTGTACATCGTGTGATGGATTAGGGCATAAGCTTGAGGTGGACCTTGAACTAGTTATTCCCGACCCTTCCCTAAGTTTAAAAGAAGATGCTATTATTCCTTGGAAGCCGGTAAGTTCCAGCTACTACCCATCATTACTTAAAAGCGTATGTGATCATTTTGGGATTGATATGGATGTCCCTGTGGAAAAGCTACCTAAAGAGCAAATGGACAAAATCTTATATGGTAGCGGGAGTGAAAAAATCTATTTCCGATACGAAAATGAGTTTGGTCGCGTAAGAGAAAAAGAGATTTATTTTGAAGGTGTTTTAGAGAATATTTCTCGCCGTTATCATGAGACAGGATCGGATTATATTCGTGAACAAATGGAAGGGTACATGACCCAAAAGCCTTGCCCAACATGTAAAGGCAATAGACTAACAAAAGAAGCATTGTCTGTTAAGATTAATGAACGTCATATTGGGCAAGTAACGAATCTTTCAATTACTGAAGCGAAAGCATTTATTGAGAATCTCAGCTTAACTAATAAAGAAATGGCCATTGCTAAGATGATTTTACGAGAAATTGAAGAAAGACTAGGCTTTTTAATTAACGTAGGACTTGACTATCTATCACTTTCTCGTGCGGCTGGCACACTTTCTGGTGGAGAAGCTCAGCGTATCAGACTGGCTACACAAATCGGATCATCATTAATGGGAGTACTCTATATCCTTGATGAGCCTTCAATTGGGCTTCATCAAAGAGATAACCATCGGCTTATAAAGACGCTAGAACGAATGCGTGATTTAGGGAATACACTAATCGTTGTTGAACATGATGAGGACACGATGATGGCTGCAGATTATTTAATAGATGTTGGACCAGGTGCTGGGGCTCATGGAGGAGAAATTTGTTCAACAGGCACACCAGAAGAAGTGATGAAAGATCCCCATTCGTTAACAGGGCAATACTTATCAGGAGACAAATTTATCCCCTTGCCTGTGGAAAGGCGTCAGCCTGACGGAAGGAAGATACAGATAAAAGGGGCAGAAGAGAATAACCTTAAAAACACAAATGTGACTCTTCCACTAGGGGTGTTAATAGCTGTTACAGGTGTATCAGGCTCAGGAAAAAGTACCCTCATTAACGATATTTTGTACAAATCGTTGGCACAAAAATTGACTACTGCTAAAACGAAGCCTGGTAAAGTAAAAACTGTTGAGGGAATTGAACAATTGGAGAAAGTTGTTGACATTAACCAATCCCCGATCGGCAGAACACCGCGATCAAATCCAGCAACTTATACGGGCGTTTTTGACGATATACGAGATATGTTTGCCATGACAAATGAAGCGAAGGTGAGAGGGTATAAAAAAGGGCGTTTCAGCTTTAATGTGAAAGGCGGGCGGTGTGAAGCTTGCCGAGGTGATGGCATTATAAAAATTGAGATGCATTTTCTCCCAGACGTTTATGTGCCATGTGAAGA
The DNA window shown above is from Salipaludibacillus agaradhaerens and carries:
- the uvrA gene encoding excinuclease ABC subunit UvrA, translated to MALDNIVVKGARSHNLKNIDVTIPRNQLVVLTGLSGSGKSSLAFDTIYAEGQRRYVESLSAYARQFLGQMDKPDVDAIEGLSPAISIDQKTTSKNPRSTVGTVTEIYDYLRLLFARVGRPICPRHHIEISSQTVQQMVDRLVEYPERTKMQILAPMVSGRKGTHVKVLEDIKKQGYVRVRVNGEMREVAEDITLDKNKKHNIELVIDRIVMKEGIESRLTDSMETALNLADGRVIVDVIGEEELLFSQKHACPHCGFSVGELEPRMFSFNSPFGACTSCDGLGHKLEVDLELVIPDPSLSLKEDAIIPWKPVSSSYYPSLLKSVCDHFGIDMDVPVEKLPKEQMDKILYGSGSEKIYFRYENEFGRVREKEIYFEGVLENISRRYHETGSDYIREQMEGYMTQKPCPTCKGNRLTKEALSVKINERHIGQVTNLSITEAKAFIENLSLTNKEMAIAKMILREIEERLGFLINVGLDYLSLSRAAGTLSGGEAQRIRLATQIGSSLMGVLYILDEPSIGLHQRDNHRLIKTLERMRDLGNTLIVVEHDEDTMMAADYLIDVGPGAGAHGGEICSTGTPEEVMKDPHSLTGQYLSGDKFIPLPVERRQPDGRKIQIKGAEENNLKNTNVTLPLGVLIAVTGVSGSGKSTLINDILYKSLAQKLTTAKTKPGKVKTVEGIEQLEKVVDINQSPIGRTPRSNPATYTGVFDDIRDMFAMTNEAKVRGYKKGRFSFNVKGGRCEACRGDGIIKIEMHFLPDVYVPCEECQGKRYNRETLEVTYKGKNISDVLAMTVEESLDFFENIPRIKRKVQTLYDVGLGYMKLGQPATTLSGGEAQRVKLASQLHRRSNGKTFYILDEPTTGLHVADIDRLLKVLQRLVDNGDTVLVIEHNLDVIKTVDHIIDLGPEGGDKGGTLVAQGTPEEVAKVKGSYTGEFLKPVLERERARMSERMKEKEQAGSAS